A genome region from Pristis pectinata isolate sPriPec2 chromosome 4, sPriPec2.1.pri, whole genome shotgun sequence includes the following:
- the si:ch211-161h7.8 gene encoding thiosulfate:glutathione sulfurtransferase, whose protein sequence is MFKFQVRSFKMITTSLTCNMLFRGIAAKVVSYEQLKQMIKDRAIQLYDVRQPEEMAKGKIPTSINIPLGQLETALKMDVATFLEIYKVQKPKKETIIVFQCQTGVRSASAVEIAQNLGFSKACHYKGGYTEWAKREGH, encoded by the exons ATGTTCAAATTTCAAGTGAGATCATTTAAAATGATTACAACCAGTCTTACCTGTAACATGCTCTTCAGGGGAATAGCAG CTAAAGTGGTATCTTATGAACAGTTGAAGCAGATGATCAAAGATCGTGCCATCCAACTTTATGATGTGAGACAGCCAGAAGAGATGGCTAAGGGCAAGATTCCAACTTCAATCAACATCCCCT TAGGTCAGCTTGAGACTGCTCTTAAGATGGATGTGGCAACATTTCTGGAGATATACAAGGTGCAGAAGCCAAAAAAGGAGACTATTATTGTATTTCAGTGTCAAACTGGTGTAAGGAGTGCAAGTGCCGTAGAAATAGCCCAGAATCTGGGATTTTCCAA AGCTTGTCACTATAAAGGAGGCTACACTGAATGGGCAAAGCGTGAAGGACACTGA